The Amycolatopsis sp. DG1A-15b genome window below encodes:
- a CDS encoding lipid droplet-associated protein, whose product MKPFPLPLRVAAGLAVSTAERVRELPRQLAGLPVTVVSQALQASMRVQQHVTELAIKGDSALSSLRPVEDTPSWATFDEDAELGDVPPARPDAARVAEVPEPRSEINGRVPSAAELEAELGDPWAAEERALAEDHADGEHDSEAGEEQPPKKPKPGTPKVDKKTKSETPRTSAAGYEGPAGLTGYDQLTLPQLRARLRQLSIDQLETILEYERTHADRSSFTGMLSRRIANARKAERAKEDEDGGDGAEGR is encoded by the coding sequence ATGAAGCCATTCCCGCTCCCCCTCCGGGTCGCCGCGGGCCTCGCCGTCTCCACCGCCGAGCGGGTTCGCGAACTTCCCCGGCAGCTGGCCGGGCTCCCGGTGACCGTGGTCAGCCAGGCGCTGCAGGCCTCCATGCGAGTGCAGCAGCACGTCACCGAGCTGGCGATCAAGGGCGACAGCGCCCTGTCGAGCCTGCGCCCGGTCGAAGACACGCCGAGCTGGGCGACGTTCGACGAGGACGCCGAGCTGGGTGACGTCCCGCCCGCGCGGCCGGACGCCGCCCGGGTCGCCGAAGTGCCCGAACCGCGTTCGGAGATCAACGGCCGCGTGCCGTCGGCGGCCGAGCTCGAAGCGGAGCTCGGCGATCCGTGGGCCGCCGAGGAACGCGCGCTCGCCGAGGACCACGCCGACGGCGAGCACGACAGCGAAGCCGGCGAAGAGCAACCGCCGAAGAAGCCCAAGCCCGGGACGCCCAAGGTCGACAAGAAGACCAAGAGCGAAACGCCGCGGACCAGCGCCGCGGGGTACGAGGGGCCGGCCGGGCTGACCGGCTACGACCAGCTCACCCTCCCGCAGCTGCGGGCGCGGCTGCGCCAGCTCTCGATCGATCAGCTCGAGACCATCCTCGAGTACGAGCGCACCCACGCCGACCGCTCGTCGTTCACCGGCATGCTGTCCCGCCGGATCGCCAACGCCCGCAAGGCGGAGCGGGCCAAGGAAGACGAAGACGGCGGCGACGGCGCGGAAGGCCGGTGA
- the xseA gene encoding exodeoxyribonuclease VII large subunit, with the protein MSTESAPAPTSTAESPWPVRTVARKIGDWIHRLGTVWVEGQVTQVSSRPNTQTAFLTLRDPSADVSMSVTCPNWLIREMEPPLREGASVVVHAKPSYFFGRGTISLRADQIRAVGIGELLARIERLKKLLTAEGLFSAQRKRPIPFLPKGVGLITGRASAAERDVLANAQGRWPHVRIKVLNTAVQGSQAVPQVMRALRIFDADPDIDVIVIARGGGSVEDLLPFSDEALCRAVSATGTPVVSAIGHEPDTPLLDYVADLRCSTPTDAGKRVVPDLSEETERVRQMRDRGRRALHGWVDTQARLLTQIRSRPALADPLGPVQRRQDDVDVHRERARRAMLSLLAKDQAEVANARARLTALGPAATLARGYAVVQFIDAEGNLQVLRSVSEVEAGAQLRVRVGDGAIKAVAEGEPG; encoded by the coding sequence GTGAGCACCGAGTCCGCACCGGCTCCGACGAGCACCGCGGAATCGCCGTGGCCGGTCCGGACCGTCGCGCGCAAGATCGGCGACTGGATCCACCGGCTCGGCACCGTCTGGGTCGAGGGCCAGGTCACCCAGGTCAGTTCCCGGCCCAACACGCAGACCGCGTTCTTGACCCTGCGCGACCCTTCGGCGGACGTCTCGATGTCCGTCACCTGCCCGAACTGGCTGATCCGCGAGATGGAGCCGCCGCTGCGGGAGGGCGCGAGCGTCGTCGTGCACGCGAAGCCGTCGTACTTCTTCGGCCGCGGCACGATCAGCCTGCGTGCCGACCAGATCCGCGCGGTCGGCATCGGGGAGCTGCTGGCCCGGATCGAACGCCTGAAGAAGCTGCTGACCGCCGAAGGCCTCTTCTCGGCCCAACGCAAGCGGCCGATCCCGTTCCTGCCGAAGGGCGTCGGGCTGATCACCGGCCGCGCGTCGGCGGCCGAGCGGGACGTCCTGGCCAACGCGCAGGGGCGGTGGCCGCACGTCCGGATCAAGGTGCTCAACACGGCCGTGCAGGGCTCGCAGGCGGTGCCGCAGGTCATGCGCGCGCTGCGGATCTTCGACGCGGACCCCGACATCGACGTCATCGTCATCGCCCGCGGCGGCGGCAGCGTCGAGGACCTGCTGCCGTTCTCCGACGAAGCGCTCTGCCGCGCGGTGTCGGCCACGGGCACGCCGGTGGTCAGTGCCATCGGGCACGAACCGGACACCCCGCTGCTCGACTACGTCGCCGACCTGCGCTGTTCGACGCCGACCGACGCCGGCAAACGGGTCGTCCCGGACCTGAGCGAGGAGACCGAACGCGTCCGGCAGATGCGTGACCGCGGCCGCCGGGCGCTGCACGGCTGGGTCGACACGCAGGCGCGGCTGCTCACCCAGATCCGCAGCCGCCCGGCGCTGGCCGACCCGCTGGGCCCGGTCCAGCGGCGGCAGGACGACGTCGACGTCCACCGCGAACGCGCCCGCCGCGCCATGCTGAGCCTGCTCGCCAAGGACCAGGCCGAGGTCGCGAACGCGCGGGCCCGGCTCACCGCGCTCGGGCCGGCGGCGACGCTGGCCCGCGGGTACGCGGTCGTGCAGTTCATCGACGCCGAAGGCAACCTCCAGGTACTCCGCTCCGTCTCCGAAGTCGAGGCCGGTGCCCAGCTGCGCGTGCGGGTGGGTGACGGCGCGATCAAGGCGGTGGCGGAAGGAGAGCCGGGGTGA
- a CDS encoding exodeoxyribonuclease VII small subunit: protein MSEAASEELGYEQARDRLVEVVRELEAGGLSLEQSLALWEKGEKLAKVCERHLEGARERIEAALASVEDDSEQ, encoded by the coding sequence GTGAGTGAAGCAGCCAGCGAGGAACTCGGGTACGAGCAGGCGCGCGACCGCCTCGTCGAGGTCGTCCGCGAGCTCGAGGCCGGCGGTCTGTCCCTCGAGCAGTCGCTCGCGTTGTGGGAGAAGGGCGAGAAGCTCGCGAAGGTCTGTGAGCGCCATCTCGAAGGCGCCCGCGAACGCATCGAGGCTGCTCTGGCGTCCGTGGAGGACGACTCCGAGCAGTGA
- the glpX gene encoding class II fructose-bisphosphatase, with amino-acid sequence MPAADSRREAPDRNLAMELVRVTEAAAMAAGRWVGRGDKIGGDGAAVDAMRQLVSTVSMRGVVVIGEGEKDEAPMLFNGEEVGNGDGPDCDVAVDPVDGTTLMAKGMPNALAVLAVAERGAMFDPSAVFYMEKLAVGPDAAGKVELGAPIAENIRRVAKAKHSSIGDVTVCVLDRPRHEQIIKEIRDAGARIRFISDGDVAGAIAAARPTTGVDMLIGIGGTPEGIIAACAMKCLGGELQGRLWPKDDAEREKALAAGHDLDRVLLNDDLVRGDNVFFCATGVTDGDLLRGVHYREGGATTQSIVMRSKSGTVRMIDGYHRLNKLRAYSSVNFDGHLDAPDDDVVPPLP; translated from the coding sequence ATGCCCGCCGCAGACAGTCGTCGTGAAGCGCCCGACCGCAACCTCGCGATGGAGCTGGTCCGGGTCACCGAAGCCGCCGCGATGGCCGCCGGCCGCTGGGTCGGCCGCGGCGACAAGATCGGCGGCGACGGCGCGGCTGTCGACGCGATGCGCCAGCTCGTCTCGACGGTGTCGATGCGCGGGGTCGTGGTGATCGGCGAGGGCGAGAAGGACGAAGCGCCCATGCTGTTCAACGGCGAAGAGGTCGGCAACGGCGACGGGCCGGACTGCGACGTCGCGGTCGACCCGGTCGACGGCACCACGCTGATGGCCAAGGGCATGCCGAACGCCCTCGCCGTGCTGGCGGTCGCCGAGCGCGGCGCGATGTTCGACCCGTCCGCGGTGTTCTACATGGAGAAGCTGGCCGTCGGGCCGGACGCGGCGGGCAAGGTGGAGCTCGGCGCCCCGATCGCGGAGAACATCCGCCGCGTCGCCAAGGCGAAGCACAGCAGCATCGGCGACGTCACCGTGTGCGTCCTCGACCGCCCGCGCCACGAACAGATCATCAAGGAGATCCGCGACGCCGGCGCGCGGATCCGCTTCATCTCCGACGGCGACGTCGCGGGGGCGATCGCCGCGGCCCGCCCGACCACCGGCGTCGACATGCTGATCGGCATCGGCGGCACCCCCGAGGGCATCATCGCGGCCTGCGCGATGAAGTGCCTCGGCGGCGAGCTGCAGGGCCGGCTGTGGCCGAAGGACGACGCCGAGCGCGAGAAGGCTCTCGCCGCCGGGCACGACCTCGACCGCGTGCTGCTGAACGACGACCTCGTGCGCGGCGACAACGTCTTCTTCTGCGCCACCGGCGTCACCGACGGCGACCTGCTGCGCGGCGTCCACTACCGCGAGGGCGGCGCGACGACCCAGTCCATCGTGATGCGGTCCAAGTCGGGGACCGTCAGAATGATCGACGGCTACCACCGGCTGAACAAGCTGCGGGCGTACTCCTCGGTCAACTTCGACGGCCACCTGGACGCGCCCGACGACGACGTCGTGCCCCCGCTGCCCTAA
- a CDS encoding serine protease gives MTRRLPALLVLILAVLVPGTAAAAPAIVGGVAADQPYPFAVSLHTSSGKLFCGGALIAPTWVVTAAHCAYGKAPADISPRTGTNDVGQGGEVAQVAGIVVNPAFNTQSPAGDIALLRLTAPVTTAPIGLATAASPGTATRIVGWGQTCPKLNCGGLPATLQQLDTKIVEGTKCTSGFDGTAELCTDNPGGKSGACFGDSGGPEIVRDGAGWLLVGVTSRPGNNDPECATAPSIYTSVVAYAPWIAEKTKA, from the coding sequence GTGACCAGGCGACTGCCGGCCCTGCTGGTCCTGATCCTCGCCGTCCTGGTCCCCGGCACGGCCGCGGCCGCCCCGGCGATCGTCGGGGGTGTCGCCGCGGACCAGCCGTACCCGTTCGCGGTGTCGCTGCACACCTCGTCGGGCAAGTTGTTCTGCGGGGGCGCGCTGATCGCGCCGACCTGGGTGGTCACGGCCGCGCACTGCGCGTACGGCAAGGCCCCGGCCGACATCTCGCCGCGGACGGGCACGAACGACGTGGGGCAGGGCGGCGAGGTCGCCCAGGTCGCCGGGATCGTCGTGAACCCGGCGTTCAACACCCAGAGCCCGGCGGGCGACATCGCGCTGCTGCGGCTGACGGCGCCGGTCACGACCGCGCCGATCGGGCTCGCGACGGCCGCGTCGCCGGGCACCGCGACCCGGATCGTCGGCTGGGGCCAGACCTGCCCGAAGCTGAACTGCGGCGGGCTCCCGGCGACGTTGCAGCAGCTCGACACGAAGATCGTCGAAGGCACGAAGTGCACGTCGGGGTTCGACGGCACGGCCGAGCTGTGCACCGACAACCCGGGCGGCAAATCCGGGGCGTGCTTCGGCGACTCCGGTGGCCCGGAGATCGTGCGCGACGGCGCCGGCTGGCTGCTCGTCGGCGTCACCAGCCGGCCGGGCAACAACGACCCGGAATGCGCGACGGCGCCGTCGATCTACACCTCCGTCGTCGCCTACGCGCCCTGGATCGCCGAGAAGACGAAGGCCTGA
- a CDS encoding NAD(P)/FAD-dependent oxidoreductase has translation MTDVAGGPYDLVIIGAGPTGLFAAYYAGFRGLSMAVVDSLPEPGGQVTAMYPEKMIYDVGGFAEVRGRDLVEGLVKQAAPFKPKYLLGRKAEKLEPAGDGVELTLDGGETLRARAVLITAGIGEFTPRPLPAGDGWLGRGMVHFVPSLQVHAGQHVVVVGGGDSAFDWILALHPVAASVTLVHRRAKFRAAESIVRQARELGTRIITDAEVTRFVEAPDGSLEAVDVSIKGSGDERLPANAVVAALGFTADLGPIESWGLEIHHRAIAVDSTMATARERVYAAGDVAAYPGKVKLIATGFGEAATAVNNIAVALDPDAHLFPGHSSNAE, from the coding sequence ATGACTGACGTTGCCGGGGGTCCGTACGACCTCGTGATCATCGGTGCGGGCCCGACGGGCCTGTTCGCCGCGTACTACGCCGGGTTCCGCGGCCTCTCGATGGCGGTGGTCGATTCGCTGCCCGAGCCCGGCGGCCAGGTGACCGCGATGTACCCGGAGAAGATGATCTACGACGTCGGCGGGTTCGCCGAGGTCCGCGGCCGCGATCTCGTCGAGGGCCTGGTGAAGCAGGCCGCGCCGTTCAAGCCGAAGTACCTGCTGGGGCGCAAGGCCGAAAAGCTGGAGCCGGCCGGGGACGGCGTCGAGCTGACCCTCGACGGCGGCGAGACGCTGCGTGCCCGCGCCGTGCTGATCACCGCGGGCATCGGCGAGTTCACCCCGCGCCCGCTGCCGGCCGGCGACGGCTGGCTCGGCCGCGGCATGGTGCACTTCGTCCCCTCGCTGCAGGTGCACGCGGGCCAGCACGTCGTGGTCGTCGGCGGCGGCGACTCGGCGTTCGACTGGATCCTCGCGCTGCACCCGGTCGCGGCGAGCGTGACGCTGGTGCACCGCCGCGCCAAGTTCCGTGCCGCCGAGTCGATCGTCCGGCAGGCACGCGAGCTCGGCACCCGGATCATCACCGACGCCGAAGTCACGCGGTTCGTCGAAGCACCCGACGGCTCGCTCGAAGCCGTCGACGTCTCGATCAAGGGCAGCGGCGACGAGCGGCTCCCGGCCAACGCCGTCGTCGCGGCGCTCGGGTTCACCGCCGACCTCGGCCCGATCGAGAGCTGGGGCCTGGAGATCCACCACCGCGCGATCGCTGTGGACTCGACGATGGCGACCGCGCGTGAACGCGTCTACGCCGCCGGCGATGTCGCCGCGTACCCGGGGAAGGTGAAGCTGATCGCGACCGGCTTCGGCGAGGCCGCGACGGCCGTCAACAACATCGCCGTCGCGCTCGACCCGGACGCCCACCTGTTCCCGGGCCACTCGAGCAACGCCGAGTAG
- a CDS encoding class II fumarate hydratase, whose amino-acid sequence MADQEYRIEHDTMGEVRVPADALYRAQTQRAVENFPISGRGLERAQIRALGLLKAAAARVNLELGVLDADVADAIAAAADEVAAGAHDAHFPIDVFQTGSGTSSNMNANEVIATLASRALGRDVHPNDHVNASQSSNDTFPTTIHVAATEAVVKDVIPALEHLAGTIEVRAAEWADVVKSGRTHLMDAVPITLGQEAGAWASQVRFGVERLKSGLPRLGELPIGGTAVGSGLNAPDGFGSSVAAELASVTGLPLTEARDHFEAQATQDSVVETSGHLRTVAVSLNKIANDLRWLGSGPRTGLAELALPDLQPGSSIMPGKVNPVIPEATLQVVAQVIGNDAAVAFAGAAGNFQLNVNLPVIARNVLESARLIAAVSRLLADKVFAGITVNAERTRTYAEGSPSIVTPLNKYIGYEEAAAVAKQALKELKTIREVVIERGYVRDGKLTEEQLDEALDVLRMARGGK is encoded by the coding sequence ATGGCTGATCAGGAATACCGGATCGAACACGACACCATGGGCGAGGTCCGCGTGCCGGCCGACGCGCTCTACCGCGCGCAGACCCAGCGGGCCGTGGAGAACTTCCCCATCTCCGGCCGGGGCCTGGAGCGCGCCCAGATCCGCGCGCTCGGCCTGCTCAAGGCCGCCGCCGCGCGCGTGAACCTCGAGCTGGGCGTGCTCGACGCCGACGTCGCGGACGCCATCGCGGCCGCCGCTGACGAGGTCGCCGCCGGCGCCCACGACGCGCACTTCCCGATCGACGTCTTCCAGACCGGGTCCGGGACGTCGTCGAACATGAACGCCAACGAGGTCATCGCGACGCTCGCCTCCCGCGCCCTCGGCCGGGACGTCCACCCGAACGACCACGTCAACGCGTCGCAGTCGTCGAACGACACCTTCCCGACGACCATCCACGTCGCCGCGACCGAGGCCGTCGTGAAGGACGTCATCCCGGCGCTCGAGCACCTGGCCGGCACCATCGAGGTGCGCGCCGCGGAGTGGGCCGACGTCGTGAAATCCGGCCGCACGCACCTGATGGACGCGGTGCCGATCACGCTGGGCCAGGAGGCCGGGGCCTGGGCGTCCCAGGTCCGCTTCGGCGTCGAACGGCTCAAGTCGGGCCTGCCGCGGCTGGGCGAGCTGCCGATCGGCGGCACGGCCGTCGGGTCGGGCCTGAACGCGCCGGACGGCTTCGGTTCCAGCGTCGCCGCGGAACTCGCCTCGGTGACCGGCCTGCCGCTGACCGAGGCACGCGACCACTTCGAGGCGCAGGCGACGCAGGACAGCGTCGTCGAGACGTCCGGGCACCTGCGCACGGTCGCCGTGTCGCTCAACAAGATCGCCAACGACCTGCGCTGGCTGGGTTCCGGGCCGCGCACCGGCCTGGCCGAGCTGGCGCTGCCGGACCTGCAGCCGGGCTCGTCGATCATGCCGGGCAAGGTGAACCCGGTGATCCCGGAGGCGACGCTGCAGGTGGTCGCGCAGGTGATCGGCAACGACGCGGCCGTCGCTTTCGCGGGCGCGGCGGGCAATTTCCAGCTGAACGTCAACCTGCCGGTGATCGCCCGGAACGTCCTCGAATCGGCGCGGTTGATCGCGGCCGTTTCGCGGCTGCTGGCGGACAAGGTGTTCGCGGGCATCACGGTGAACGCCGAACGCACGCGCACCTACGCCGAAGGTTCGCCGTCGATCGTGACGCCGCTGAACAAGTACATCGGCTACGAAGAAGCGGCCGCGGTCGCGAAGCAGGCTTTGAAGGAGCTGAAGACGATCCGCGAAGTCGTCATCGAGCGCGGGTACGTGCGGGACGGCAAGCTCACCGAGGAGCAGCTCGACGAGGCACTCGACGTGCTGCGCATGGCGCGTGGCGGGAAGTGA
- a CDS encoding helix-turn-helix transcriptional regulator codes for MSDAAELGAFLKARRAALDPADLGLPPGVTHRRVKGLRREELAQLAGISVDYYTRLEQGRAKNVSDAILGALAGALRLDAGEESYLRNLAAPKRREKSAPQRVRPELQQLLDAVQAPAFVFGRYLEVLAWNALGGAVSFDFGRLEERSMPKLVFTDERAKQLHPEWDAVCRELVANLRAESGRHPGDPEFAQLVDELSRASAQFRTLWAEHAVQEKARGWKLIMNPVVGELRLRYETLRLPDDPDQGLVIYHAEPGSESERALGLLASWIAEAPLTRANVRPA; via the coding sequence ATGAGTGACGCAGCCGAGCTGGGCGCCTTCTTGAAGGCGCGCCGCGCCGCTCTGGACCCCGCCGACCTCGGGCTGCCGCCCGGGGTCACCCACCGGCGGGTCAAGGGGCTGCGCCGCGAGGAACTGGCGCAGCTGGCCGGGATCAGCGTCGACTACTACACGCGGCTGGAGCAGGGCCGCGCGAAGAACGTCTCCGACGCGATCCTCGGCGCACTGGCCGGCGCGCTGCGCCTCGACGCCGGCGAGGAGTCCTACCTGCGCAACCTCGCCGCGCCGAAGCGCCGGGAAAAGAGCGCGCCACAGCGGGTCCGGCCCGAGCTGCAGCAGCTGCTGGACGCCGTCCAGGCACCCGCGTTCGTCTTCGGGCGGTACCTGGAAGTGCTGGCCTGGAACGCCCTCGGCGGCGCGGTCTCGTTCGACTTCGGCCGGCTCGAAGAGCGCAGCATGCCGAAGCTCGTCTTCACCGACGAACGCGCGAAGCAGCTGCACCCGGAGTGGGACGCGGTGTGCCGCGAACTCGTCGCGAACCTCCGTGCGGAGAGCGGCAGGCACCCCGGGGACCCGGAGTTCGCCCAGCTGGTCGACGAGCTTTCGCGGGCGAGTGCGCAGTTCCGGACGCTGTGGGCCGAACACGCGGTCCAGGAGAAGGCCCGGGGGTGGAAGCTGATCATGAACCCGGTGGTCGGCGAGCTGCGGCTGCGGTACGAGACGCTGCGCCTGCCGGACGACCCGGACCAGGGCCTGGTGATCTACCACGCCGAGCCCGGTTCGGAGAGCGAGCGCGCGCTCGGCCTGCTGGCCAGCTGGATCGCCGAGGCCCCGCTGACCAGGGCAAACGTCCGCCCGGCGTGA
- a CDS encoding ATP-dependent DNA ligase has protein sequence MLLSELVRASAELAATRSRKAKIALLAAVLRAAEMAELPTVIAYLTGQTAQDRLGAGWRTLAGLGAGAAAEPVASVLEVDAALTAAAGVAAGTGSNTRRQEVLRALFERLTKDEQQFLFRLVTGELRQGALEGVMVDAIAAASEVPAEDVRRAFMLSGKLGVTGVAAMTGGPAALAEFRLTLGTPIKPMLASPAESLDEAVAEHAEAIVEYKMDGARIQVHRQGDEVHVWTRTLREITGSVQELVDLVRALPCESVVLDGETLALTDAGRPRPFQDTMSRFGSTREEQVKALLLRPYFFDCLHLDGVDLLDAPLSERNAALRKVAGAHVIPGEVGTAGAAAVLEAAMEAGHEGVMVKDLAAPYAAGRRGRAWLKVKPVHTIDLVVLAAEWGHGRRTGTLSNLHLGARDPDGGPPIMVGKTFKGMTDELLAWQTRTFQEIETHRDDWTVYVRPEVVVEIELDSAQVSTRYPGGLALRFARVVRYRPDKDPAEADTIDTVRGLLHGDRSEGS, from the coding sequence GTGTTGCTGAGCGAGTTGGTCCGCGCGTCCGCCGAACTGGCGGCGACCCGGTCCAGGAAGGCGAAGATCGCCCTCCTGGCCGCGGTGCTGCGCGCGGCGGAGATGGCCGAGCTGCCCACGGTGATCGCGTACCTGACCGGGCAGACGGCGCAGGACAGGCTGGGTGCGGGCTGGCGCACCCTGGCCGGCCTGGGCGCCGGCGCCGCGGCCGAGCCGGTGGCCTCGGTGCTGGAGGTGGACGCGGCGCTGACCGCGGCCGCGGGCGTGGCGGCCGGGACCGGGTCGAACACGCGGCGGCAGGAAGTGCTGCGGGCGTTGTTCGAGCGGCTGACGAAGGACGAGCAGCAGTTCCTGTTCCGGCTGGTCACCGGGGAACTGCGGCAGGGCGCGCTGGAGGGCGTGATGGTCGACGCCATCGCGGCCGCGTCGGAGGTGCCTGCCGAGGACGTGCGGCGGGCCTTCATGCTGTCCGGGAAGCTCGGCGTCACCGGGGTCGCGGCGATGACCGGCGGGCCGGCCGCGCTGGCGGAGTTCCGGCTCACGCTCGGCACGCCGATCAAGCCGATGCTGGCGTCACCGGCGGAGTCGCTGGACGAAGCCGTCGCCGAGCACGCCGAGGCGATCGTCGAGTACAAAATGGACGGTGCGCGGATCCAGGTGCACCGCCAGGGCGACGAGGTGCACGTCTGGACGCGGACGCTGCGCGAGATCACCGGCAGCGTGCAGGAACTGGTGGACCTCGTGCGGGCGTTGCCTTGCGAGTCGGTCGTGCTCGACGGCGAAACCCTGGCCCTGACCGACGCCGGGCGGCCGCGGCCGTTCCAGGACACGATGAGCCGGTTCGGCAGCACCCGCGAGGAACAGGTCAAGGCGCTGCTGCTGCGGCCGTACTTCTTCGACTGCCTGCACCTCGACGGCGTCGACCTGCTGGACGCGCCGCTGTCGGAGCGCAACGCGGCGCTGCGCAAGGTCGCCGGGGCGCACGTCATCCCCGGCGAGGTGGGCACCGCGGGCGCAGCCGCCGTGCTGGAGGCGGCGATGGAAGCGGGCCACGAAGGGGTGATGGTCAAGGACCTGGCCGCGCCGTACGCGGCCGGGCGGCGGGGGCGGGCGTGGCTGAAGGTCAAGCCGGTGCACACGATCGACCTGGTGGTGCTGGCGGCGGAGTGGGGTCACGGCCGGCGCACCGGCACGCTGTCGAACCTGCACCTGGGCGCCCGCGACCCGGACGGCGGCCCGCCGATCATGGTGGGCAAGACGTTCAAGGGCATGACCGACGAGCTGCTGGCGTGGCAGACCAGGACGTTCCAGGAGATCGAGACCCACCGCGACGACTGGACGGTGTACGTCCGGCCGGAGGTCGTGGTGGAGATCGAGCTGGACAGCGCGCAGGTGAGCACGCGTTACCCGGGCGGTCTGGCGCTGCGGTTCGCCCGGGTGGTCCGCTACCGCCCGGACAAGGACCCGGCCGAAGCGGACACGATCGACACGGTCCGCGGCCTGCTGCACGGCGACCGCTCGGAAGGGAGCTGA
- a CDS encoding Pr6Pr family membrane protein yields MRSEKLTRAWFAVTAVVALAGLVTQVVTTASAPDGRVANLLCFFTIDSNLLVVLASALVALGRARGRLFTVLWLDALAGIIVTGIVYQVALAGLHDLHGLAFFADTMLHKVTPFLFVLGWLLAGPRGALTWRTVWWSLLYPLAWLAFTLPRGAVTGFYPYPFVDAGALGYGQVALNCVFIGLFFTALAAAALLYDRRFTRLEPA; encoded by the coding sequence ATGCGCAGCGAGAAGCTCACCCGCGCCTGGTTCGCGGTCACCGCGGTGGTCGCTCTGGCCGGCCTCGTCACCCAGGTCGTCACGACCGCGAGCGCCCCGGACGGGCGGGTGGCGAACCTGCTCTGCTTCTTCACGATCGATTCGAACCTGCTGGTCGTGCTCGCCTCGGCCCTGGTCGCGCTGGGCCGGGCCCGCGGGCGGCTGTTCACCGTCCTCTGGCTGGACGCGCTGGCCGGCATCATCGTGACCGGCATCGTCTACCAGGTCGCCTTGGCCGGCCTGCACGACCTGCACGGCCTCGCGTTCTTCGCCGACACGATGCTGCACAAGGTGACGCCGTTCCTGTTCGTGCTCGGCTGGCTCCTGGCCGGCCCGCGCGGGGCCCTGACGTGGCGCACGGTCTGGTGGTCGCTGCTCTACCCGCTGGCCTGGCTCGCCTTCACGCTCCCGCGCGGCGCGGTCACCGGCTTCTACCCGTACCCGTTCGTCGACGCGGGCGCCCTCGGCTACGGCCAGGTCGCGCTGAACTGCGTCTTCATCGGCCTCTTCTTCACCGCGCTCGCGGCGGCCGCGCTCCTCTACGACCGCCGGTTCACGCGGCTCGAACC